A portion of the Krasilnikovia cinnamomea genome contains these proteins:
- a CDS encoding gamma-glutamyl-gamma-aminobutyrate hydrolase family protein translates to MRRPLIGLTAYAQQVQYGSNDLLAGMLPMTYVRAVHASGGRAVLITPDEPDSDVLESLDGLVLSGGGDVDPAYWGAKRHPATEVDAVRDRSELLLTKAALEQDVPILGICRGMQVMAVAGGGSLHQHLPDLIGDDRHRAAAGTDPLAADSAAFGRHDVVVQPGSRAHAELGGRLTVNSFHHQAVDDPGSFTAVGWCPDDRVVEIIEDPERSFALGVQWHPERTTDLRVFAALVAAAAERSGLATPPRRLAA, encoded by the coding sequence ATGCGCAGGCCACTGATCGGACTGACCGCGTACGCGCAGCAGGTCCAGTACGGCTCCAATGATCTTCTGGCCGGGATGCTTCCGATGACCTACGTACGAGCGGTGCACGCCTCCGGCGGCCGCGCTGTGCTGATCACCCCCGACGAGCCCGACAGCGACGTGCTGGAGTCCCTCGACGGCCTCGTCCTCTCCGGCGGCGGCGACGTCGACCCCGCGTACTGGGGGGCGAAACGGCACCCCGCCACGGAGGTCGACGCGGTCCGCGACCGCAGCGAACTGCTGCTCACCAAGGCCGCCCTGGAGCAGGACGTGCCGATCCTGGGCATCTGCCGCGGCATGCAGGTGATGGCGGTCGCCGGGGGCGGCAGCCTGCACCAGCACCTGCCCGACCTGATCGGCGACGACCGGCACCGGGCCGCCGCCGGCACCGACCCCCTCGCGGCGGACTCGGCCGCGTTCGGGCGCCACGACGTGGTCGTGCAGCCCGGCTCGCGGGCACACGCCGAGCTGGGCGGGCGCCTCACCGTGAACTCCTTCCACCACCAGGCCGTCGACGACCCGGGCTCGTTCACCGCGGTCGGCTGGTGCCCCGACGACCGGGTCGTCGAGATCATCGAGGACCCGGAGCGGAGCTTCGCCCTCGGCGTGCAGTGGCATCCCGAGCGGACCACCGACCTGCGGGTGTTCGCCGCGCTCGTGGCCGCGGCCGCCGAGCGCTCCGGACTCGCCACGCCGCCCCGCCGCCTCGCCGCCTGA
- a CDS encoding amino acid permease produces the protein MSTEPVPSTDEERLAQLGYQQELHRRLSGFSNFAVSFSIISILAGAITSYGIAMTAGGPMAITLGWLFVGGMVTFVALAMAEVCSAYPTAGALYWWAAALAKRNKAAWAWFIGWFNFLGEVAVTAAIDFGAAITTSAFLSLTLDMEVTAGRTFAIFLVIIAAHGLLNTFGVNLVRVLSDVSAWWHLIGVAVIVGALVALPDSHKPISEVFFEVKNATGFSFAGASVYAVLLGLLMAQYTYTGYDASAHVAEETHDAARAAPRGIVMSVVVSVIAGFVLLFAITWSIKDYDAQLGTPLKLPPAQIFIDAVGHNLGTFLLFICVVAQFFCGMASVTANSRMAYAFARDGALPGSGLWKRVNPRTGTPTNSIWLCVACSTLLVLPSLWNATAYAAATSIAVIGLYIAYVGPVLLRRRNPDFEPGPWNLGKWSAPVGWIAIVWVGMICVLFVLPTFGPITAANFNYTIVAVAVVLGLATVWWFASARKWFTGPRSNLLEKAAHGEQTTPVE, from the coding sequence ATGAGTACTGAACCCGTCCCCAGCACCGACGAAGAACGCCTTGCCCAGCTCGGCTACCAGCAGGAACTGCATCGCCGACTGTCCGGCTTCTCGAACTTCGCGGTTTCCTTCTCGATCATCTCCATCCTGGCCGGCGCGATCACGTCGTACGGCATCGCCATGACCGCGGGCGGGCCGATGGCCATCACGCTCGGCTGGCTCTTCGTCGGCGGCATGGTCACCTTCGTGGCCCTCGCGATGGCGGAGGTCTGCTCGGCGTACCCGACCGCGGGCGCGCTCTACTGGTGGGCCGCCGCGCTGGCCAAGCGGAACAAGGCCGCGTGGGCCTGGTTCATCGGCTGGTTCAACTTCCTCGGCGAGGTGGCGGTCACCGCGGCGATCGACTTCGGCGCCGCGATCACCACGTCGGCGTTCCTGAGCCTGACCCTCGACATGGAGGTGACCGCGGGCCGCACCTTCGCCATCTTCCTGGTGATCATCGCGGCGCACGGGCTGCTCAACACGTTCGGGGTGAACCTGGTGCGGGTGCTCTCCGACGTGAGCGCGTGGTGGCACCTGATCGGGGTGGCCGTCATCGTCGGGGCGCTGGTCGCGCTGCCGGACAGCCACAAGCCGATCTCCGAGGTGTTCTTCGAGGTCAAGAACGCCACCGGGTTCTCGTTCGCCGGGGCGAGCGTGTACGCCGTGCTGCTCGGCCTGCTGATGGCGCAGTACACCTACACCGGGTACGACGCCAGCGCGCACGTCGCCGAGGAGACCCACGACGCCGCCCGGGCCGCGCCGCGCGGCATCGTGATGTCGGTCGTGGTCTCGGTGATCGCCGGTTTCGTCCTGCTGTTCGCGATCACCTGGTCGATCAAGGACTACGACGCCCAACTCGGCACGCCCCTGAAGCTGCCGCCCGCGCAGATCTTCATCGACGCGGTGGGCCACAACCTGGGCACGTTCCTGCTGTTCATCTGCGTGGTGGCGCAGTTCTTCTGCGGCATGGCGTCGGTGACCGCCAACTCCCGGATGGCGTACGCGTTCGCCCGCGACGGCGCGCTGCCCGGCTCCGGGCTGTGGAAGCGGGTCAACCCGCGGACCGGCACGCCGACCAACTCCATCTGGCTCTGCGTGGCCTGCTCGACGCTGCTGGTGCTGCCGTCGCTGTGGAACGCCACCGCGTACGCGGCCGCCACGTCGATCGCCGTGATCGGCCTGTACATCGCGTACGTCGGGCCGGTCCTGCTGCGGCGCCGCAACCCGGACTTCGAGCCGGGCCCGTGGAACCTCGGCAAGTGGTCCGCACCCGTGGGCTGGATCGCGATCGTCTGGGTCGGGATGATCTGTGTGCTGTTCGTCCTGCCCACCTTCGGGCCGATCACCGCGGCGAACTTCAACTACACGATCGTGGCCGTGGCCGTCGTGCTGGGGCTGGCCACGGTGTGGTGGTTCGCCAGCGCACGCAAGTGGTTCACCGGTCCCCGATCGAACCTGCTGGAAAAGGCGGCGCACGGCGAGCAGACCACCCCCGTCGAGTGA
- a CDS encoding gamma-glutamyl-gamma-aminobutyrate hydrolase family protein, whose translation MRPLIGVTTYVEPASWGVWHDLPTALVPQAYVEAVTLAGGRAVLLPPDDLDADVLRALHGLVLSGGADLGPQLYGAEPEPLTDTRPDRDGAELLLARAALERDLPVLGVCRGMQLLTVAAGGTLHQHLPDVLGHERHRPAPGVYGTHTAAFADGSRIAGLLGDEAEIHCYHHQGVADPGTLLVTGRAPDGLPETVEDPARRFLLGVQWHPEVIRDKRLFGALIDAAGG comes from the coding sequence ATGCGCCCGTTGATCGGCGTGACGACCTATGTGGAACCCGCGTCCTGGGGGGTCTGGCACGATCTGCCCACCGCGCTCGTGCCGCAGGCGTACGTCGAGGCAGTGACCCTGGCCGGTGGCCGGGCGGTCCTGCTGCCCCCGGACGACCTGGACGCCGATGTCCTGCGGGCGCTGCATGGTCTCGTCCTCAGCGGCGGCGCCGACCTCGGCCCGCAGCTGTACGGCGCCGAGCCGGAACCGCTGACCGACACCCGCCCCGACCGCGACGGCGCCGAGCTGCTGCTGGCCCGCGCCGCGCTGGAGCGCGACCTGCCGGTCCTGGGCGTGTGCCGGGGCATGCAGCTGCTCACGGTCGCCGCGGGCGGCACCCTGCACCAGCACCTGCCGGACGTCCTGGGCCACGAGCGGCACCGCCCCGCCCCCGGGGTGTACGGCACCCACACCGCCGCCTTCGCCGACGGCAGCCGGATCGCCGGGCTGCTCGGCGACGAGGCGGAGATCCACTGCTACCACCATCAGGGGGTGGCCGACCCCGGGACCCTCCTGGTGACCGGCCGGGCCCCGGACGGCCTGCCCGAGACCGTGGAGGACCCGGCCCGCCGGTTCCTGCTGGGGGTGCAGTGGCACCCGGAGGTGATCCGCGACAAGCGCCTCTTCGGGGCGCTGATCGATGCCGCGGGCGGCTAA
- a CDS encoding ABC transporter ATP-binding protein: MAEPTRIRTLLALLRPHRRTMLLGLVLGLAANGAGLATPMVTKWVLDSLGDGVELVRPVGVLLALVVVGVAITLWQWLLLGRLAQRVVLDARTSVIRRYFQARVGDLQRRSTGELVTRATSDTGLLHEASGSMIGLINAAVGLVGTLVLMGVLDLTLLCWTLAAVVVVSAMMAALLPRIGTAQTAAQESVGRLGGTLEGALRAIRTVKASRAEARQSGYVIDQARDAAAHGIRAARITATVWTIAWTGIQLAVILILGVGAWRAHLGLLEVSTLVAFLLYVFQLMGPITELTQNVTALQAGIAAAGRLNELAAIELEPTSRQRPVPTVIDAPDRGPVLTLRAVTARYGPEAPPALRGVDLEIARRGHTAIVGPSGAGKTTLFSLLLRFLEPDSGEVLLDGRPYATYTHDEVRARLAYVEQETPVVPGTIGDNVRFTHPDATDAEVRTALEAVRLADKVDELPDGLDTSLASTDVSGGQRQRIALARALLRTPDVLLLDEATAQVDGLTEAALHECITQRAADGAVVTIAHRLSTVLDADRIIVLDDGRVRAQGTHQELIASDELYRRLVEALRIAADQPSLSPA; this comes from the coding sequence ATGGCAGAACCCACCAGGATCCGTACCCTGCTCGCCCTGCTGCGCCCTCACCGCCGCACCATGCTGCTCGGTCTGGTGCTCGGCCTCGCCGCCAACGGGGCCGGCCTCGCCACCCCGATGGTCACCAAATGGGTTCTCGACTCGCTCGGCGACGGCGTCGAACTCGTCCGGCCGGTCGGCGTGCTGCTCGCCCTCGTCGTCGTCGGCGTGGCGATCACCCTCTGGCAGTGGCTGCTGCTCGGCCGGCTCGCGCAGCGGGTCGTGCTCGACGCCCGGACCTCGGTCATCCGCCGGTACTTCCAGGCCCGCGTCGGCGACCTGCAGCGCCGATCCACCGGCGAACTGGTCACCCGCGCCACCTCCGACACAGGCCTGCTGCACGAGGCGTCCGGCAGCATGATCGGTCTGATCAACGCAGCGGTCGGCCTCGTCGGCACGCTCGTGCTGATGGGCGTGCTCGACCTGACCCTGCTCTGCTGGACCCTCGCCGCCGTCGTCGTGGTCAGCGCCATGATGGCGGCCCTGTTGCCCAGAATCGGAACGGCGCAGACCGCGGCCCAGGAATCGGTGGGCCGCCTCGGCGGGACGCTCGAAGGCGCACTGCGCGCGATCCGCACCGTCAAGGCGAGCCGCGCCGAGGCGCGGCAGAGCGGGTACGTCATCGACCAGGCGCGCGACGCCGCAGCCCACGGCATCCGGGCCGCGCGGATCACCGCGACGGTGTGGACCATCGCATGGACCGGCATCCAACTGGCCGTGATCCTCATCCTCGGCGTCGGCGCCTGGCGGGCCCACCTCGGCCTGCTGGAGGTGTCCACCCTCGTGGCATTCCTGCTCTACGTGTTCCAGCTGATGGGCCCGATCACAGAACTCACCCAGAACGTCACCGCCCTGCAGGCCGGGATCGCCGCCGCCGGCCGGCTCAACGAACTCGCCGCGATCGAGCTGGAGCCGACGAGCCGCCAGCGGCCGGTACCGACCGTCATCGACGCCCCGGATCGTGGTCCGGTCCTCACCCTGCGCGCGGTCACCGCCCGGTACGGTCCAGAGGCTCCGCCCGCCCTGCGGGGTGTCGACCTGGAGATCGCCCGACGCGGGCACACCGCCATCGTCGGGCCATCGGGCGCGGGCAAGACCACGTTGTTCTCCCTGCTGCTGCGCTTCCTGGAACCCGACAGCGGGGAGGTGCTGCTCGACGGCCGGCCGTACGCGACCTACACCCACGACGAGGTGCGGGCCCGGCTCGCGTACGTCGAGCAGGAGACCCCCGTCGTGCCCGGCACGATCGGCGACAACGTGCGGTTCACCCACCCCGACGCCACGGACGCCGAGGTCCGTACGGCGCTGGAGGCGGTACGCCTCGCCGACAAGGTGGACGAGCTGCCCGACGGGCTGGACACGTCGCTCGCGTCGACGGATGTGTCTGGTGGCCAGCGGCAGCGGATAGCGCTGGCCCGCGCGTTGTTGCGCACCCCCGACGTGCTGCTGCTCGACGAGGCGACCGCGCAGGTGGACGGGCTGACCGAGGCGGCGCTGCACGAGTGCATCACACAGCGGGCGGCCGACGGTGCCGTCGTGACGATCGCGCACCGGCTCTCCACAGTGCTCGACGCGGACCGCATCATCGTTCTCGATGACGGCCGGGTACGAGCGCAGGGGACGCACCAGGAGCTGATCGCGTCCGACGAGCTGTACCGCCGGCTGGTGGAGGCGCTGCGCATCGCCGCCGACCAACCCTCCCTCAGCCCCGCCTGA
- a CDS encoding glutamine synthetase family protein yields the protein MDLEELRVGVDNGSVDTVLLALVDMQGRLQGKRLHARYFLDEVLAGGSEGCNYLLAVDVDMNTVDGYAMSSWDTGYGDFVMRPDLATLRRVPWQPGTALVLSDLETTGGDPVVASPRQILRRQLDRLAGHGLSAYAGTELEFILYRDTYEQAFARGYRDLTPANQYNVDYSLLGTARVEPLLRRIRNEMFGAGLTPESAKGECNLGQHEIAFRYTDALRCADHHAIYKNGAKEIAAQEGMALTFMAKPNAREGNSCHIHFSLRGADGRSALLGDGPGHLSDTGQRVLAGLLATMREFSLLFAPNINSYKRYQPGSFAPTALRWGVDNRTCALRMAGHGQGMRVENRVPGGDVNPYLAIAALVAGALHGLEHSQELEPEFLGNAYDDATAPRVPGTLREAMELWTTGGAARAAFGDEVVEHYANMARVELAAYDAAVTDWELRRGFERL from the coding sequence ATGGACCTGGAGGAACTCCGCGTCGGCGTCGACAACGGCAGCGTCGACACCGTGCTGCTGGCCCTGGTCGACATGCAGGGGCGGTTGCAGGGCAAGCGGCTGCATGCGCGGTACTTCCTGGACGAGGTGCTGGCCGGGGGCAGCGAAGGCTGCAACTACCTGCTGGCCGTGGACGTCGACATGAACACCGTCGACGGGTACGCGATGTCGTCGTGGGACACCGGCTACGGTGACTTCGTCATGCGGCCCGACCTGGCCACGCTGCGCCGGGTGCCGTGGCAGCCCGGCACGGCACTGGTGCTGTCGGACCTGGAGACCACCGGCGGTGATCCCGTGGTCGCCTCGCCCCGGCAGATCCTGCGCCGCCAGCTCGACCGGCTGGCCGGCCACGGGCTGAGCGCGTACGCGGGCACGGAACTGGAGTTCATCCTCTACCGCGACACGTATGAGCAGGCGTTCGCGAGGGGGTATCGCGACCTCACCCCGGCGAACCAGTACAACGTGGACTACTCGCTGCTCGGCACGGCGCGGGTCGAGCCACTGCTGCGCCGCATCCGCAACGAGATGTTCGGCGCGGGCCTCACCCCGGAGAGCGCCAAGGGCGAGTGCAACCTCGGCCAGCACGAGATCGCCTTCCGGTACACCGACGCGTTGCGCTGCGCCGACCACCACGCCATCTACAAGAACGGCGCCAAGGAGATCGCCGCCCAGGAGGGCATGGCGCTGACCTTCATGGCCAAGCCGAACGCCCGCGAGGGCAACTCGTGCCACATCCACTTCTCGCTGCGCGGCGCGGACGGGCGTTCCGCGCTGCTCGGCGACGGCCCCGGCCACCTCAGCGACACCGGGCAGCGGGTGCTGGCCGGGCTGCTGGCCACCATGCGCGAGTTCAGCCTGCTGTTCGCGCCGAACATCAACTCGTACAAGCGGTACCAGCCCGGTTCGTTCGCCCCGACGGCACTGCGGTGGGGGGTGGACAACCGGACCTGCGCGCTGCGCATGGCGGGGCACGGCCAGGGTATGCGGGTGGAGAACCGGGTGCCGGGGGGTGACGTCAATCCGTACCTGGCGATCGCGGCGCTGGTCGCGGGGGCGTTGCACGGGCTCGAACACTCCCAGGAGTTGGAACCGGAGTTCCTGGGTAACGCGTACGACGACGCGACGGCACCCCGGGTGCCGGGCACCCTGCGCGAGGCGATGGAGCTGTGGACGACTGGCGGAGCGGCGCGCGCCGCCTTCGGTGACGAGGTCGTCGAGCACTACGCCAACATGGCGCGGGTGGAGCTGGCGGCGTACGACGCGGCCGTGACGGACTGGGAGCTGCGTCGTGGCTTCGAACGCTTGTGA
- a CDS encoding aldehyde dehydrogenase family protein: MTDVINPATGAVLTSVPSCGLAETDAAIDSAQRAFAGWRQVAPGDRARLLRRFAALVDAHLDELAELEVRNAGHTVGNARWEAGNVRDVLDYYAGAPERLTGRQIPVAGGLDVTLHEPLGVVGIIVPWNFPMPIAGWGFAPALAAGNTVVLKPAELTPLTAIRLGELGREAGLPDGVFTVLPGKGSVVGQRFVTHPAVRKVCFTGSTQVGKSIMAGCADQVKRVTLELGGKSANIVFADADLERAAASAPGSVFDNAGQDCCARSRLLVQDSVYDRFLALLEPAVKAFRVLDPASPDAEMGPLISAGQRTSVAGYVEGADVAFTGSAPDGDGWWFPPTVLLARSTADRHWREEVFGPVLSVLPFRDEEEAVRLANDTAYGLSGSIWTRDLGRALRVSRAVDSGNLSVNSHSSVRYWTPFGGMKESGLGRELGPDALLSFTDTKNVFLADS, encoded by the coding sequence TTGACTGACGTGATCAATCCGGCGACTGGTGCGGTGCTGACGTCCGTACCCTCGTGTGGCCTGGCCGAGACCGATGCCGCGATCGACAGTGCGCAGCGCGCTTTCGCCGGGTGGCGGCAGGTCGCGCCCGGGGACCGGGCGCGGCTGTTGCGCCGCTTCGCCGCGCTGGTCGACGCGCACCTCGACGAGCTGGCGGAGCTGGAGGTGCGCAACGCGGGGCACACCGTCGGCAACGCGCGCTGGGAGGCCGGCAACGTCCGCGACGTGCTCGACTACTACGCGGGCGCACCGGAACGGCTGACCGGGCGGCAGATCCCGGTCGCGGGCGGGCTGGACGTGACGTTGCACGAGCCGCTCGGCGTGGTCGGGATCATCGTGCCGTGGAACTTCCCGATGCCGATCGCGGGCTGGGGTTTCGCGCCCGCGCTCGCGGCGGGCAACACCGTCGTGCTCAAACCGGCCGAACTGACCCCGCTGACCGCGATCCGGCTCGGTGAGCTGGGCCGCGAGGCGGGGCTGCCGGACGGGGTCTTCACCGTGCTGCCGGGCAAGGGCAGCGTGGTCGGGCAGCGGTTCGTCACCCATCCCGCGGTGCGCAAGGTGTGCTTCACCGGCTCCACGCAGGTCGGCAAGTCCATCATGGCGGGCTGCGCCGACCAGGTGAAGCGGGTGACCCTGGAGCTCGGCGGCAAGAGCGCCAACATCGTCTTCGCGGACGCCGACCTGGAACGGGCCGCCGCGTCCGCGCCGGGCTCGGTCTTCGACAACGCGGGCCAGGACTGCTGCGCACGGTCGCGGCTGCTCGTCCAGGATTCCGTGTACGACAGGTTTCTCGCCCTGCTGGAACCCGCGGTCAAGGCGTTCCGGGTCCTCGACCCGGCGTCGCCGGACGCCGAGATGGGTCCGCTGATCTCCGCCGGGCAGCGCACCAGCGTGGCCGGCTACGTCGAAGGCGCGGACGTCGCGTTCACCGGCAGCGCGCCGGACGGCGACGGGTGGTGGTTCCCGCCGACCGTGCTGCTGGCCCGCTCGACCGCCGACCGGCACTGGCGCGAGGAGGTGTTCGGCCCGGTGCTGTCCGTGCTGCCGTTCCGCGACGAGGAGGAGGCCGTGCGGCTGGCCAACGACACCGCGTACGGGCTGTCCGGCTCGATCTGGACCCGCGACCTCGGCCGGGCGCTGCGGGTGAGCCGCGCGGTGGACTCGGGCAACCTCAGCGTCAACAGCCACTCGTCGGTGCGGTACTGGACCCCGTTCGGCGGGATGAAGGAGTCCGGGCTGGGCCGGGAACTCGGGCCCGACGCGCTGCTGTCGTTCACCGACACGAAGAACGTCTTTCTCGCCGACAGTTGA
- a CDS encoding MerR family transcriptional regulator — MKTTAFDDADVPAYTMGRAATMIGVTPAFLRSLGAAGLIEPQRSIGGHRRYSRHQLQLAGRVRQLLDDGILLAAACRIVTLEDRLAAAHRRIVELGGTLTDDDNAELPTQTHPDIATTNYYRAT; from the coding sequence ATGAAGACCACCGCGTTCGACGACGCCGACGTCCCCGCGTACACGATGGGCCGGGCCGCCACGATGATCGGGGTGACGCCCGCGTTCCTGCGCAGCCTCGGCGCAGCCGGCCTGATCGAGCCGCAGCGCTCGATCGGCGGCCATCGCCGCTACTCCCGCCACCAGTTGCAGCTCGCCGGGCGGGTCCGCCAGCTGCTCGACGACGGCATCCTGCTGGCCGCCGCCTGCCGGATCGTCACCCTGGAGGACCGGCTGGCCGCCGCGCACCGGCGCATCGTCGAGCTGGGCGGGACCCTGACCGACGACGACAACGCCGAGCTGCCCACCCAGACCCACCCGGACATCGCCACCACGAACTACTACCGCGCGACCTGA
- a CDS encoding TetR/AcrR family transcriptional regulator, translating to MTDVQESGSRARTRQAILDAAIEVLARNPAAPLGDVAAAANVGRTTLHRYFAERADLIAALRAEAVDRVRRASARARVADGTGAAAIRRLCQEYFDLGDILSLIFNGQLLLTDADWQRAAESDADFVDMIERGHRDGTVDPELPALWIQSLIWSQLYAGWSYIGDQRVSRHEALRLILRSIEGAVSAR from the coding sequence GTGACGGATGTTCAGGAGTCGGGCAGCCGTGCGCGCACTCGGCAGGCGATCTTGGATGCCGCGATCGAGGTCCTCGCCCGTAACCCCGCGGCCCCGCTCGGCGACGTGGCCGCCGCCGCGAACGTCGGCCGGACGACGCTGCACCGGTACTTCGCCGAGCGTGCCGACCTGATCGCCGCCCTGCGCGCCGAGGCGGTCGACCGGGTGCGTCGGGCCTCCGCACGGGCCCGGGTCGCAGATGGCACCGGGGCCGCCGCGATCCGCCGGCTCTGCCAGGAGTACTTCGATCTGGGTGACATCCTGTCGCTGATCTTCAACGGACAGCTCCTGCTCACCGACGCTGATTGGCAGCGGGCCGCCGAGTCTGACGCTGACTTCGTCGACATGATCGAACGCGGCCACCGTGACGGCACCGTCGACCCGGAGTTGCCGGCGTTGTGGATCCAGAGCCTGATCTGGAGTCAGCTTTACGCCGGCTGGAGCTACATCGGCGACCAGCGCGTCTCCCGGCACGAGGCGCTGCGTCTCATCCTGCGCAGCATCGAGGGCGCCGTCTCCGCGCGGTGA
- a CDS encoding TetR/AcrR family transcriptional regulator: MTEAHVADGRTRRREDTKQRLFEAAVELIAEQGFSATTVDDIALRAKVAKGTVYYNFASKTALFEELLRHGIDQLTEEFRAAVAGRPPREAVAALVHAQLEFIRRYQSFAQLLLSEMWRSNREWQQTLLLLREQAISVIAETLQAGVDSGDLRAELDVRVASSALFGVGLVVAVDWLVFSPERPVEEVERGLMAIVQRAT; encoded by the coding sequence ATGACCGAGGCACATGTCGCGGACGGGCGGACCAGGCGCCGGGAGGACACCAAGCAGCGCCTGTTCGAGGCGGCCGTCGAGTTGATCGCCGAGCAGGGCTTCTCCGCCACCACCGTGGACGACATCGCGCTGCGCGCCAAAGTGGCCAAGGGCACGGTGTACTACAACTTCGCCTCCAAGACCGCGCTGTTCGAGGAGTTGCTGCGGCACGGCATCGACCAGTTGACCGAGGAGTTCCGCGCGGCGGTGGCCGGGCGGCCGCCGCGCGAGGCGGTGGCGGCGCTGGTCCACGCGCAGTTGGAGTTCATCCGCCGGTACCAGTCGTTCGCCCAGTTGCTGCTCTCCGAGATGTGGCGCAGCAACCGCGAGTGGCAGCAGACCCTGTTGCTGCTGCGCGAGCAGGCGATCAGCGTGATCGCCGAGACGCTGCAGGCGGGGGTCGACTCCGGTGACCTGCGCGCCGAGCTGGACGTCCGAGTCGCCTCGTCGGCGCTGTTCGGCGTGGGGCTGGTGGTGGCGGTGGACTGGCTGGTGTTCTCGCCGGAACGTCCCGTCGAGGAGGTCGAGCGGGGGCTGATGGCGATCGTCCAGCGCGCGACCTGA
- a CDS encoding 3-oxoacyl-ACP reductase — MQRLQDRVAVITGAGSGIGLATARRFAAEGAKVVCADISEEAGTAAAKEVGGDFVACDVSHEDSVRELFDGVAQRHGRVDIAFNNAGISPPDDDSILVTGLDAWERVLRINTTSVYLCCKYAIPHMQRQGKGSIINTASFVALMGAATSQIAYTASKGGVLAMTRELGVQFAREGIRVNALCPGPVATPLLLELFAKDPERAARRLVHVPMGRFAEPDEIAAAVAFLASDDASFMTAAQFVVDGGITGAYVTPL; from the coding sequence GTGCAGAGATTGCAGGACAGGGTCGCCGTGATCACCGGGGCGGGTAGCGGGATCGGCTTGGCCACCGCGCGGCGCTTCGCCGCCGAGGGTGCCAAGGTGGTCTGCGCCGACATCTCCGAGGAGGCCGGCACGGCCGCGGCCAAGGAGGTCGGCGGCGACTTCGTCGCCTGCGACGTCAGCCACGAGGATTCCGTACGGGAGCTGTTCGACGGCGTGGCGCAGCGGCACGGACGGGTCGACATCGCGTTCAACAACGCCGGAATTTCCCCGCCCGACGACGACTCGATCCTGGTCACCGGCCTGGACGCGTGGGAACGGGTACTGCGGATCAACACCACCAGCGTCTACCTGTGCTGCAAGTACGCGATCCCGCACATGCAGCGCCAGGGCAAGGGCTCGATCATCAACACGGCGTCGTTCGTGGCGCTGATGGGAGCTGCCACCTCGCAGATTGCGTACACCGCCAGCAAGGGCGGGGTGCTGGCGATGACCCGCGAGCTCGGCGTCCAGTTCGCCCGCGAGGGCATCCGGGTCAACGCGCTGTGCCCCGGCCCGGTCGCCACCCCGCTGCTGCTGGAGCTGTTCGCCAAGGATCCGGAGCGGGCCGCGCGCCGCCTCGTGCACGTGCCCATGGGCCGGTTCGCCGAACCGGACGAGATCGCCGCCGCGGTGGCATTCCTGGCCAGCGATGACGCGTCGTTCATGACGGCCGCCCAGTTCGTCGTCGACGGCGGCATCACGGGCGCGTACGTCACCCCGCTTTGA